The following are encoded together in the Campylobacteraceae bacterium genome:
- a CDS encoding menaquinone biosynthesis decarboxylase, producing MKEAIALLKEHDLLRIIDDELDIYLEIPHIAYIEVKTKDSKALLFTNVIDKKNNKKFDEPVLMNVFCNEKAVELFIGDGDKIGAEIESLLKMKPPKTLGDKFALFGKLFSLKNTIPKVSKAKAACQEIVLLGKDAKLSDLPVLTTWEQDGGPFITMGQVYTTSLNGEMKNLGMYRLQVYDDHTLGMHWQIHKDSNHFFHEYKEAGKKMPVSIGIGGDPMYIWCGQAPLPIGVFELMLYGFIKNKNAKLVKSITNDIAIPVDNDYVIEGFVDPSKMKIEGPFGDHTGYYTLEEEYPFMEVSAITKKKDAVFLATVVGKPPLEDKYMGHATERIFLPLLQTTCPDLIDYYMPENGVYHNLIIAKIKTLYPGHAQQMMHAFWGVGQMSFVKHAIFVNHDAPALTSHEDLTRYILNRIDIEEILITRGVVDALDHSSPRFALGGKLGLDCTGKEVKELGIKILSDEELLKKLQTMSSEIKELKQYFLDTKNPITIITVDKQRSQKELFEDIKKISAHVKILIIIDEKNQNDLNNEYMLLWRVVNNIDSNRDIFFHENTICIDATNKNTMDNFKRRWPDDVDCTQEVLDSLQKRGIIDIDDAFKKKWHL from the coding sequence ATGAAAGAAGCAATTGCACTGCTAAAAGAACATGACTTACTACGAATTATTGATGATGAACTTGATATTTACTTAGAAATTCCACATATTGCGTATATAGAAGTTAAAACTAAAGATTCAAAAGCATTATTATTTACGAATGTAATAGATAAAAAAAACAATAAAAAATTTGATGAACCCGTACTTATGAATGTATTTTGTAACGAAAAAGCAGTTGAATTATTTATAGGGGATGGAGATAAAATAGGTGCGGAGATAGAGTCTTTACTTAAAATGAAACCGCCTAAAACCTTGGGTGATAAATTTGCTTTATTTGGCAAACTATTTTCATTAAAAAATACCATTCCCAAAGTTTCAAAAGCAAAAGCTGCTTGTCAAGAAATTGTACTCTTAGGAAAAGATGCCAAATTAAGTGATTTACCAGTGCTTACTACTTGGGAACAAGATGGGGGTCCTTTTATTACTATGGGGCAAGTTTATACTACTTCTTTAAATGGAGAAATGAAAAATTTAGGAATGTACAGACTACAAGTATATGATGATCATACACTAGGAATGCATTGGCAAATACATAAAGATTCAAATCACTTTTTTCATGAATATAAAGAAGCTGGTAAAAAAATGCCTGTATCTATTGGAATTGGAGGCGATCCTATGTATATTTGGTGTGGACAAGCACCTTTACCTATTGGAGTTTTTGAATTAATGCTTTATGGTTTTATTAAAAATAAAAATGCAAAATTGGTTAAAAGTATTACGAATGATATAGCTATTCCTGTTGATAATGATTATGTTATTGAAGGTTTTGTAGATCCTTCAAAAATGAAAATAGAAGGTCCTTTTGGAGATCATACGGGATATTATACCCTTGAAGAAGAATACCCTTTTATGGAAGTAAGCGCCATTACAAAAAAGAAAGATGCAGTATTTTTAGCAACAGTTGTAGGAAAACCACCTTTAGAAGATAAATATATGGGGCATGCAACTGAGAGAATATTTTTACCTTTATTACAAACTACTTGCCCTGATTTAATTGATTATTACATGCCTGAAAATGGTGTTTATCATAATTTAATTATTGCTAAAATTAAAACACTTTATCCCGGCCACGCGCAACAAATGATGCATGCTTTTTGGGGTGTTGGACAAATGTCTTTTGTAAAACATGCCATTTTTGTTAATCATGATGCACCTGCTCTTACTTCTCATGAAGATTTAACGCGTTATATATTAAATAGAATTGATATAGAAGAAATATTAATAACAAGAGGTGTGGTTGATGCTTTGGATCATTCAAGCCCAAGATTTGCTCTTGGAGGAAAATTAGGACTTGATTGTACGGGAAAAGAAGTTAAAGAATTAGGTATTAAGATACTAAGTGATGAAGAACTTTTAAAAAAACTGCAAACTATGAGTTCTGAAATAAAAGAATTAAAACAATATTTCTTAGATACTAAAAATCCAATTACTATTATAACTGTAGATAAACAGCGTTCACAAAAAGAATTATTTGAAGATATCAAAAAAATATCTGCTCATGTTAAAATACTTATTATTATTGATGAAAAGAACCAAAACGATTTAAACAATGAATATATGTTGTTATGGAGAGTTGTTAATAATATTGATTCAAACAGAGATATTTTCTTTCATGAAAATACTATTTGCATTGATGCTACTAATAAAAATACAATGGATAATTTTAAAAGAAGATGGCCAGATGATGTTGATTGCACGCAAGAAGTGTTGGATTCTTTACAAAAACGTGGCATTATAGATATTGATGATGCTTTTAAGAAAAAATGGCACTTGTAA
- a CDS encoding putative C-S lyase, whose translation MYNFDEEIDRKNTSCLKHDVMSAYFGDYKDLQPLWVADMDLRTPDFITQAMSEKIQHGIFGYTRPTQTLKDAVVAWMKDRHNYTIKEEYLTFVNGVVPAYSAAIEAFSKEGDEIIVQTPAYYPFFNHVKSNNRVLVCNPLKENDGYYTMDLEDFENKITAKTKILVLCSPHNPVGRVWKKEELSALAKICIKHNIKIISDEIHADLVFEKFTSLASISEEIADITLTLNSAGKTFNIAGLNCGYAICKNVEMKKSFDEVVTKREVNAINLFGFVAHEAAYTKGHIWLEELKNYLQSNIDFTYDFLKSNNSKIEFVKPEATYLLWLNFRKLNNTHSQIKHRLLGDAKVALNDGTTFGKEAKGYFRINIALPKAKLKIALQKIVTNLH comes from the coding sequence ATGTATAATTTTGATGAAGAAATAGATAGAAAAAATACTTCTTGTTTAAAACATGATGTTATGAGCGCTTATTTTGGTGATTATAAAGATTTACAGCCTTTATGGGTTGCAGATATGGATTTAAGAACGCCTGATTTTATAACTCAAGCAATGAGTGAAAAAATACAGCATGGTATATTTGGATATACCAGACCCACTCAAACACTTAAAGATGCAGTTGTTGCATGGATGAAAGACAGACATAATTACACAATAAAAGAAGAATACCTTACTTTTGTTAATGGAGTAGTTCCTGCATACAGTGCTGCAATTGAAGCATTTTCAAAAGAAGGGGATGAAATAATTGTGCAAACCCCTGCTTATTATCCTTTTTTTAATCATGTTAAATCTAATAACAGAGTATTAGTATGCAATCCATTAAAAGAAAATGATGGTTACTATACTATGGATTTAGAAGACTTTGAAAATAAAATTACAGCTAAAACAAAAATTCTTGTTTTATGTTCCCCTCATAACCCAGTAGGAAGAGTTTGGAAAAAAGAAGAACTAAGTGCATTGGCAAAAATTTGTATTAAACACAATATAAAAATTATTTCTGATGAAATACATGCAGATTTGGTTTTTGAAAAGTTCACTTCTTTGGCTTCAATTTCAGAAGAAATTGCAGATATTACTTTAACACTTAACTCTGCTGGAAAAACATTTAATATTGCAGGTTTAAATTGTGGTTATGCTATTTGTAAAAATGTAGAAATGAAAAAAAGCTTTGATGAAGTGGTTACAAAAAGAGAAGTAAATGCTATTAATTTATTTGGATTTGTTGCTCATGAAGCAGCATATACAAAAGGTCATATTTGGTTAGAAGAGTTAAAAAACTACTTACAATCCAATATTGATTTCACTTATGACTTTCTAAAAAGTAACAATTCTAAAATAGAATTTGTTAAACCAGAAGCTACTTATTTGCTTTGGTTGAATTTTAGAAAACTTAATAATACTCATTCTCAAATAAAACACAGACTACTTGGAGATGCGAAGGTTGCCCTAAATGACGGAACTACCTTTGGGAAAGAAGCAAAAGGTTATTTTAGAATAAATATTGCCCTTCCAAAAGCCAAACTTAAAATTGCCCTTCAAAAGATTGTTACGAATCTACACTAA
- the nuoF gene encoding NADH-quinone oxidoreductase subunit NuoF yields the protein MLVKVVSKNFDIADSHTLKVALECGTYDAIDAMFKMSPDEVTQEVVKSGLRGKGGGGAACGPKWQMMPKNDPRPAYLIVNGDESEPGTFKDRQIFEYDPHLLIEGIIYSCYAINAHAAYIYIRGEYEWFIKRLNKAIDEAYEAGIIGEKIMGHDFKLDITIQRGAGAYICGEKSALIESLEGKRGHPRLKPKQKECEWYFGNPATVNNVETIATVPFIVKNGYEAYTAHGTSKSPGTMLFAMSGAVKNPGVYELAFGNKMIDFINDIGGGMQDGKKLKALIPGGSSCPILTADEVNNAVLDYESMWDIGSTLGTGGMIVIDDSQNMVDVAKNLIEFYHHESCGQCTPCREGTSWIDKILAEILEGNGKEQDLDTLLEVCDTMNGKTICVFAPAVKDIIKSIVIKFRSEFLAEFKTN from the coding sequence ATGTTAGTTAAAGTAGTAAGCAAAAACTTCGATATAGCAGATTCACATACTTTAAAAGTAGCACTTGAATGCGGCACTTATGATGCAATTGATGCTATGTTTAAAATGAGTCCAGATGAAGTTACGCAAGAAGTTGTAAAATCAGGACTTAGAGGAAAAGGTGGCGGAGGAGCTGCTTGTGGACCTAAGTGGCAAATGATGCCTAAAAATGATCCAAGACCTGCATATTTAATAGTAAATGGAGATGAATCAGAACCAGGTACTTTTAAAGACAGACAAATTTTCGAGTACGATCCACATTTATTAATTGAAGGAATTATATATTCTTGTTATGCGATTAATGCCCATGCTGCTTATATTTATATTAGAGGTGAGTATGAATGGTTTATTAAGCGATTAAATAAAGCCATCGATGAAGCTTATGAAGCAGGTATTATTGGTGAAAAAATCATGGGACATGATTTCAAACTTGATATTACTATTCAAAGAGGAGCAGGTGCTTATATTTGTGGAGAAAAGTCTGCACTTATAGAATCGCTGGAAGGCAAAAGAGGCCATCCCAGATTAAAACCAAAACAAAAAGAATGTGAATGGTATTTTGGAAACCCAGCAACTGTTAATAATGTAGAAACCATTGCAACAGTACCTTTTATTGTAAAAAATGGTTATGAAGCATATACAGCTCATGGAACATCTAAATCTCCCGGTACTATGTTATTCGCAATGAGTGGCGCAGTTAAAAATCCAGGTGTATATGAACTTGCTTTTGGAAATAAAATGATAGATTTCATCAATGACATAGGTGGAGGAATGCAAGACGGGAAGAAGTTAAAAGCTTTAATCCCTGGAGGCTCATCCTGTCCCATCTTAACAGCTGATGAAGTTAATAATGCAGTATTGGACTATGAATCAATGTGGGATATTGGATCCACATTGGGAACTGGGGGAATGATTGTAATAGATGATTCTCAAAACATGGTTGATGTAGCAAAAAATTTAATTGAATTTTATCATCATGAATCGTGTGGACAATGTACACCATGTAGAGAGGGTACATCTTGGATTGATAAAATTTTGGCTGAAATTTTAGAAGGAAATGGCAAAGAACAAGACCTAGATACACTTTTAGAAGTATGTGATACGATGAATGGTAAAACTATTTGTGTTTTTGCACCAGCAGTTAAAGATATCATTAAGAGTATTGTTATTAAATTTAGAAGTGAATTTCTAGCAGAATTTAAAACAAATTAA
- the nuoB gene encoding NADH-quinone oxidoreductase subunit NuoB — translation MGLGAEAALGDTVVTTRLDQAVNWARSYSLWPMVFGTACCGIEFMSLAASRYDLSRFGAEVVRFSPRQADLMIVAGTISYKQAPILKKIYDQMCEPKWVISMGACACSGGFYDNYTTLQGIDEIIPVDEYVSGCPPRPEAVLDAIMRIQERCKADSGIVERVSTFKGLLDA, via the coding sequence ATGGGATTAGGAGCAGAAGCAGCACTTGGTGATACCGTTGTTACAACGAGATTAGATCAAGCAGTAAACTGGGCGAGGTCATATTCTTTATGGCCAATGGTATTTGGTACGGCATGTTGTGGAATTGAGTTTATGTCACTTGCTGCATCAAGATATGATTTATCTAGATTTGGGGCTGAAGTAGTAAGGTTTTCACCAAGACAAGCAGATTTAATGATTGTTGCAGGAACCATTTCTTATAAACAAGCACCTATTCTTAAAAAAATATATGATCAAATGTGTGAACCTAAATGGGTTATTTCTATGGGAGCCTGTGCCTGTTCTGGTGGTTTTTATGATAATTATACAACCCTTCAAGGAATTGATGAAATTATACCTGTAGATGAATATGTCTCAGGTTGTCCGCCAAGACCTGAAGCCGTTTTAGATGCTATTATGAGAATTCAAGAACGATGTAAAGCTGATTCTGGAATTGTTGAGCGAGTTAGTACTTTCAAAGGACTCTTGGATGCATAA
- a CDS encoding NADH-quinone oxidoreductase subunit D, whose amino-acid sequence MHNREIIVSSDKIKSTIENLKNKEDFNLLLDITAIDYLKFPDVTPSRFALVYILRDRTFKKEVVVKSYVDDHNLIVDSITDLYYAADWAEREVYDQYGIKFRGHKNLKRVLNHHQFVGHPLRKDYPITKGQICTETHDLMDEMTPLLKSYGVTPEDMEEIMLLNVGPAHPATHGTIRNFVAMEGESILACVTEIGYLHRGFEKSCENHTYNQIIPYTDRLNYCSAILNNIGYSKAVEDMLQIEITPRAKMIRIVTGELSRIIDHLVCNAANMVDLGGLTNFWYLFGPRDLAYDLFSKLTGARLTNSYTRIGGLEHDLYQGFEEDLEAILVNTEEAIDKALSLIAHNKIFLDRTQDVGIIKADFAINAGITGPNLRAAGIAFDLRKDKPYYGYDNFDFDVVVGSHGDVYDRVMCRFEEMIQSIRIIRQAMKNMPGGPINVDHQGIVLPAKKDVYTNIEGLMNQFKVTFEGIKVPQGEYYSSTEAGNGELGFHITSDGSGTPYKVKCRPPCFYSLAAFPRIAEKGMLADAVITMASMNFIAGEFDR is encoded by the coding sequence ATGCATAACAGAGAGATTATAGTTTCGAGTGATAAAATCAAATCAACTATAGAAAATTTAAAAAACAAAGAAGATTTTAATTTATTATTAGACATCACTGCAATTGATTATTTAAAATTTCCTGATGTTACACCTTCACGTTTTGCTTTGGTTTATATATTAAGAGACAGAACATTTAAAAAAGAAGTAGTTGTAAAATCATATGTAGATGACCATAATTTAATTGTTGATTCTATTACAGATTTATATTATGCAGCAGATTGGGCTGAGAGAGAAGTTTATGATCAATATGGAATCAAATTTAGAGGTCATAAAAATCTAAAAAGAGTTCTTAATCATCACCAATTTGTAGGCCATCCTTTACGAAAAGATTATCCAATAACTAAAGGACAAATCTGTACAGAAACCCATGATTTAATGGATGAAATGACTCCTTTATTAAAATCTTATGGTGTTACCCCTGAAGATATGGAAGAAATCATGTTATTAAATGTAGGGCCAGCGCATCCAGCAACCCATGGAACAATAAGAAACTTTGTTGCTATGGAAGGGGAAAGTATTCTTGCTTGTGTAACTGAAATTGGTTATTTACACAGAGGTTTCGAAAAATCTTGCGAAAATCATACCTATAACCAAATCATTCCATATACTGACAGATTAAACTATTGTAGTGCAATTTTAAATAATATTGGATACTCAAAAGCAGTTGAAGATATGTTACAAATTGAAATTACTCCACGTGCAAAAATGATCAGAATAGTTACGGGTGAATTATCAAGAATCATTGACCACCTTGTTTGTAATGCTGCAAATATGGTAGATTTAGGTGGATTAACAAACTTTTGGTATTTATTTGGACCAAGAGATCTAGCTTATGATTTATTTTCTAAATTAACAGGTGCTAGACTTACCAATTCATATACAAGAATTGGTGGTTTAGAGCATGATTTATACCAAGGTTTTGAAGAAGACTTAGAAGCAATTTTAGTAAATACAGAAGAAGCAATTGATAAAGCTTTATCTTTAATTGCACACAATAAAATATTCTTAGACAGAACACAAGATGTAGGAATTATAAAAGCAGATTTTGCAATAAATGCAGGAATAACTGGTCCTAATTTAAGAGCAGCTGGAATAGCATTTGATTTAAGAAAAGACAAACCTTATTACGGTTATGACAACTTTGATTTTGATGTAGTTGTGGGTTCTCATGGCGATGTATACGATAGAGTTATGTGTCGTTTCGAAGAAATGATACAAAGTATAAGAATTATCAGACAAGCTATGAAAAATATGCCAGGTGGCCCTATTAATGTTGATCATCAAGGTATCGTTTTACCTGCAAAAAAAGATGTTTATACAAATATTGAAGGTTTAATGAATCAATTTAAAGTTACTTTTGAAGGAATTAAAGTACCTCAAGGTGAATATTATTCATCTACTGAAGCAGGAAATGGAGAACTTGGTTTTCATATTACCTCTGATGGAAGTGGAACACCTTATAAAGTTAAGTGTAGACCACCATGTTTTTACTCACTTGCGGCATTTCCACGAATTGCTGAAAAAGGTATGTTAGCAGATGCTGTTATTACAATGGCTTCAATGAATTTTATTGCAGGGGAGTTTGACAGATAA
- the ndhC gene encoding NADH-quinone oxidoreductase subunit A, which translates to MSNELVLASIVFVLIGIILVGVFFSTRKLGPQNKEDPAKNTVYESGVSNPVGGTNLRFSIKFYLVAILFVLFDVEIIFMFPWAVNIKELGYLGLFEMFMFMGLLYAGLIYIYKKKALSWD; encoded by the coding sequence ATGTCAAATGAATTAGTATTAGCATCTATTGTCTTTGTTTTAATTGGTATTATTTTAGTTGGAGTATTTTTTTCAACTAGAAAACTAGGGCCACAAAACAAAGAAGACCCTGCTAAAAACACAGTATATGAATCAGGTGTATCAAACCCTGTTGGCGGAACTAACTTACGATTTTCAATCAAATTTTACCTCGTAGCAATCTTATTTGTTTTATTTGATGTGGAAATTATTTTTATGTTTCCTTGGGCTGTAAATATAAAAGAACTTGGATACCTTGGTTTATTTGAGATGTTTATGTTTATGGGACTATTGTATGCAGGATTAATTTATATCTATAAGAAAAAGGCACTATCATGGGATTAG
- a CDS encoding NAD(P)H-dependent oxidoreductase subunit E gives MNTFTYTKENEEKFQIELKKYPNSDSMMLPAVWLVQDQLGWVSPEAMIFIANKLKKAPIEVHSFVSFYTMFNLKPIGTYHIELCKTLSCMMMGSRDLKKFIKNTIGIDPGQTSKDGKFHLSEVECLGACGGAPMFSLNGAYHENQSIQSLEKLLKECK, from the coding sequence ATGAATACTTTTACTTATACAAAAGAAAATGAAGAAAAGTTCCAAATTGAACTTAAAAAATATCCAAATTCAGATTCTATGATGTTACCTGCTGTTTGGTTGGTTCAAGACCAATTGGGATGGGTAAGTCCTGAAGCTATGATTTTTATAGCTAATAAACTTAAAAAAGCACCCATTGAAGTACACAGTTTTGTATCTTTTTATACTATGTTCAATTTGAAACCTATTGGTACCTATCATATAGAATTGTGTAAAACACTTTCTTGTATGATGATGGGTTCAAGAGATTTAAAAAAGTTTATCAAAAATACTATTGGTATTGATCCAGGTCAAACAAGCAAAGATGGAAAGTTTCACTTATCTGAAGTTGAATGTCTTGGTGCCTGTGGTGGAGCTCCTATGTTTTCTTTAAATGGAGCTTACCATGAAAATCAAAGTATTCAATCTTTGGAAAAACTTTTAAAGGAGTGTAAATAA
- a CDS encoding ABC transporter ATP-binding protein — translation MLGICLKDFSIAFGNTQILENVSFDVKDGEIVTILGASGSGKSTILRSISSLEDKYKGDIYLHTCYLKKNQNSCATQDIGYIFQDYALFPHLNVLQNITFALKDLSKKEKEIQADKLLELFDLEEHKYKQIHELSGGQQQRVSIARVIAYKPKVLLLDEPFSNLDSILRNKTKIWLKGIIKEFGFSAILVTHDKKEALSISDKIAIIQNKTIVQFGTPKELFSNPVNKYVANFLGDINELPKEILKDFDLKNKNNDDLIIRVNKTFLTKKKNEHKLRLLDISYCGDYYELSLEFTKYNNYVIIINVEDLNGYTKESELYLDIKKENLILIKP, via the coding sequence ATGCTTGGAATTTGTCTTAAAGACTTCTCAATAGCTTTTGGTAATACACAAATTTTAGAAAATGTATCTTTTGATGTAAAAGATGGAGAAATTGTTACTATTTTAGGAGCCAGTGGTTCAGGAAAAAGTACAATATTACGTTCAATTTCTTCTCTTGAAGATAAGTATAAAGGGGATATTTATTTACATACGTGTTATTTAAAGAAAAACCAAAATTCATGTGCAACGCAAGATATTGGTTATATTTTTCAAGATTATGCCCTCTTTCCTCATTTAAATGTACTTCAAAACATAACATTTGCACTAAAAGACCTAAGTAAAAAAGAAAAAGAAATACAAGCAGATAAACTCTTAGAACTCTTTGATTTAGAAGAACATAAATACAAACAAATACATGAATTATCAGGTGGACAGCAGCAAAGAGTTTCAATTGCCAGAGTAATTGCTTATAAACCAAAAGTTCTTTTACTGGATGAGCCTTTTTCAAATCTTGATTCAATTTTACGAAATAAAACAAAAATTTGGTTAAAAGGTATTATTAAAGAATTTGGATTTTCTGCTATTTTAGTAACCCATGATAAAAAAGAAGCTTTGAGTATTTCAGATAAAATTGCTATTATTCAAAACAAAACCATTGTTCAATTTGGAACACCTAAAGAGTTGTTTTCTAATCCTGTGAATAAATATGTTGCAAACTTTTTAGGAGATATTAATGAATTACCAAAAGAAATTCTAAAAGATTTTGATTTAAAAAATAAAAACAATGATGATCTTATTATAAGAGTTAATAAAACCTTCCTTACCAAGAAAAAAAATGAGCATAAACTTCGTTTACTTGATATTTCTTATTGTGGGGATTATTATGAACTGTCTTTGGAGTTCACAAAATATAATAACTACGTAATAATCATTAATGTAGAAGACTTAAATGGTTACACTAAAGAATCGGAATTGTATTTAGATATAAAAAAAGAAAATCTTATTTTAATTAAACCCTAG
- a CDS encoding iron ABC transporter permease has product MKYFKKLTISSGILTLLIALPALLILVNILSPNTENWQHLKDTVLSEYVFNSLYIMFGVAFLTSIIGFTTAYITTMYSFTFSKFYHYALILPFAIPTYIISYVYAGMFDITGSVTMFILDLLGKENITQVYYMDIMSIEGAILVMSLVLYPYVYLISKTYLIAESASIIDASKTMGLSPFDTFVKVIIPISRPAIVAGTILAVMEAVADFGVVDYYGVPTFVTGIFRTWYGMGSVEDASKLASMLMLFVFTLIFLERFQRRNIRYRSSGKDFAPICKTPLKGKANVFAFIICFIPVFMGFILPLAQMTHWFILSYEDVIDEDFIRILLQTLSLGLGGSLLITMLGFIFVYNVRLHKNKISDNLTQIVKLGYSIPGAVVAVGVLSFFSHIDNAFNIFISGSILSIIFAYCVRFLAISINNYESGFSKIPQSYDDACKTMSISETGKLRTVIFPLIKNSALASFIVVFIEIIKELPLTMILRPFNFDTLAVYSHELVGQAQLYESSVPAMFIVILGIVSVLLLAKKMIKD; this is encoded by the coding sequence AAATATTCTTAGCCCTAATACTGAAAACTGGCAACATCTTAAAGATACAGTTTTGAGTGAGTATGTTTTTAATTCATTGTATATTATGTTTGGTGTCGCATTTTTAACATCAATTATAGGTTTTACTACGGCTTATATAACAACAATGTATAGTTTTACTTTCTCAAAATTCTATCATTATGCATTAATTTTACCTTTTGCTATTCCTACTTATATTATCTCTTATGTTTACGCAGGAATGTTTGATATTACAGGTTCAGTTACTATGTTTATTCTTGATTTATTAGGAAAAGAAAATATTACCCAAGTTTATTATATGGATATTATGTCAATTGAAGGTGCAATACTTGTAATGTCTTTGGTTTTATATCCTTATGTTTATTTAATATCAAAAACCTATTTAATAGCTGAATCTGCCTCTATTATTGATGCTTCTAAAACAATGGGATTAAGTCCCTTTGATACCTTTGTAAAAGTAATTATTCCTATTTCACGCCCAGCAATAGTAGCTGGAACTATTTTAGCTGTTATGGAAGCAGTGGCTGATTTTGGGGTTGTTGATTATTATGGAGTGCCTACTTTTGTAACAGGAATATTTAGAACCTGGTATGGAATGGGTTCTGTTGAAGATGCATCAAAATTAGCTTCTATGCTCATGTTATTTGTTTTTACCTTAATCTTTTTAGAACGTTTTCAAAGACGTAATATTAGATACAGATCCTCAGGAAAAGATTTCGCACCTATTTGTAAAACACCTTTAAAAGGGAAAGCAAACGTATTCGCTTTTATTATTTGTTTTATACCTGTATTTATGGGATTTATTCTTCCTTTAGCGCAAATGACTCATTGGTTTATTTTGTCTTATGAAGATGTAATTGATGAAGATTTTATTCGTATTTTACTGCAAACCTTAAGTCTTGGCCTTGGAGGTTCACTTTTAATTACAATGCTTGGTTTTATATTTGTTTATAATGTACGTTTACATAAAAACAAAATCAGTGATAATTTAACACAAATTGTTAAATTGGGTTATTCAATTCCAGGAGCAGTAGTTGCAGTTGGAGTATTAAGTTTTTTCTCACATATAGATAATGCATTTAATATTTTTATTTCGGGAAGTATACTTTCTATAATCTTTGCGTATTGTGTTAGATTTTTAGCAATTTCTATTAATAACTACGAATCTGGATTTTCAAAAATTCCACAATCTTATGATGATGCATGTAAAACAATGAGCATAAGTGAAACAGGGAAATTAAGAACCGTCATTTTCCCACTGATAAAAAATTCTGCACTTGCATCTTTTATAGTTGTATTTATTGAAATAATAAAAGAATTACCCTTGACAATGATTTTACGTCCTTTTAATTTTGATACCTTAGCTGTATATTCTCATGAACTTGTAGGACAAGCTCAATTATATGAATCTTCAGTACCAGCTATGTTTATTGTTATTTTGGGAATTGTTTCTGTTTTGTTACTGGCTAAAAAAATGATAAAGGATTAA